DNA from Amorphoplanes friuliensis DSM 7358:
GTGCAGATGACCACGACGGCGGGCCGGGTCGCGGCGAGCAGCTCGCGGTGGTCGGTGAAGACGGCCACGCCGGGCGGTACGTCGTCGATCGGCTGGATGTCCGCCAGCGCGACGAGCTCGAGCACTCCCTGCGCCTGGAGCTCGGCGATCCGGCGGCGGTGCGAGTGGCCGTGCCCGTTGGCACCGATCAGCGCGACCTTCACGACGCACCGGCCAGGGTGGCCTCGACACCGTGCCTGTCGAGGGCGGTCAGCCAGTCGACGACCAGCGCGCGGACGGTGGCGTCGGCGGCCAGCTCGGCCGGGAACACCGCGTCGAGGCCGAACAGCGCGTCGGCCACTCCCTGCGGCGTCGCGGGGGCCGCGGCCAGCCGGGTGCGGATCTGTGCTGCCAGGGGGTCGTTCAGCGGGAGTTCCCGCCCGTCGTCGGTCCGGCCCTGCACAAAACGCATCCAGGCCGCGACCACCAGGGCCGCCCACCGCGGGGAGGCGCCGGCCGCCCGCCGGTCCAGGATGGTGTGCAGCACCCGCTGCGGCAGCTTCTGCGAGCCGTCCATCGCCACCTGCCGGGTGGCGTGCGCGATGGCCGGGTTGGCAAAACGTTCCAGCACCGAAGCACCGTAACCGACGACCGAGACACCCGGCGGCGGCTCGAAACTGGTCGCCACGTCCTCGGCGATGAACCGTTCCATCGCTGTCCGCAGACCCGGGATCTCCAGCGCGGTCACGATGGTGTCGCGCCCGGCGAGCGCACCCAGGTAGGCGATGGCCGAGTGCACGCCGTTGAGCGCGCGCAGCTTGAGCCGCTCCCACGGCCCGGCGTCGCCGGTCAGCACCGCACCGGCGAGCTCCCAGGCCGGCCGGCCGCCGGGGAAACGATCCTCGATCACCCACTGCCGGTACGGCTCGCCGTGCACTCCGGCGAGGTCACGTGCGCCGAGGGCCGCCTCCGCGATCGCCAGGGTCTCCGCGGTGCTCGCCGGCACGATCCGGTCGACCATCGTGCCCGGGAACGTGACACTCTCGCGGACCCAGTCACCGAACGCCGGTGCGGCCCCGGGGACCAGCACCCGCGCCTGCTCAACCATCCCGTGCAGCCGGCGCCCGTTGGACGGCATGTTGTCGCAGCTCACCAGGGCGATCGGCCCCGCGTCCGCGCGGTGCCGGGCGAGGAGTCCCCGCACCAGCAGCCCGGGGATCGTGACCGAGGGCCCGGCGCCGGCCAGGTCGGCCAGCAGTGCGGCGTCGACGGTCAGCTCGCCCGTCACCGGGTCGAGCCGGTGGGCCTTCTCCGTGACGGTCAGGGTCACGACGCGGACGGCCGGATCGGCCAGCAGGGCGACAACACCGGCCGGGTCGGAGGCCGCGTGGCGTACCTCGGCCAGGGCGCCGACCACGCGGGTGTGCGGGCCCGCCGCCGACAGGGTCGTCACGCTGAACAGCCGGTCCTGCGCCAGCAGGTCGTCGACCACGGCGGACGACCGCGGTGAGACGCCGACGATGCCCCAGTCACCACCGCCGGCGGCGACCGCCTCCTCGGTGTAGACGGCCTGGTGGGCCCGGTGGAAGGCGCCGAGCCCGAGGTGGACGATGCCCGCCGGCACCGAGCCGGGCTCGAGCAGCGGACGGCTGTGCTCGGGCAGGCGTCCGAGGGTGCCCAGCCCGAGCAGCGGCGTGGTGGTCACTGCCATGCCGGTCCCTCGGGGAAGGAGAACTCGGCGATCGAGGCGGGACGCATGGTGGCGCTGTAACCCGGCTGGTCCGGCAGCAGATAACGGCCGTCCTGCGTGCGTACCGGATCCTCGAAGTGCTCGTGCAGATGGTCCACGTACTCGATCATGCGCCCGTCGAGGGACGTGCCCACGCGCAGGTAGTCGAAGACCGCGATGTGCTGGACCAGCTCGCAGAGCCCGACCCCGCCGGCGTGCGGGCACACCGGGATGCCGAACTTGGCGGCGAGCAGCAGTTCGGCGAGCACCTCGTTGACACCCGCGACGCGGCAGGCGTCGACCTGCACGACCCCGATCGCGTCGGCCTGCAGCAGCTGCTTGAAGATCACGCGGTTCGCGGCGACCTCCCCGGTCGCCACGCGGCACCGGCCGCCGGTCAGCCCGGCGACCGCCTGGTTGATCCGGGCGTGACCCAGGACGTCGTCGGCGTGGGTGGGTTCCTCGATCCAGTACGGGTCGAACGCGGCGAGCCGTCCCATCGCGGTGATCGCCTCGTCGACGTCCCACACCTGGTTGGCGTCCATCATGAGCAGCGCGTCCGTACCGATCTCGGCGCGGATGATCCCGGCGCGGCGGACGTCGTCGCCGAGGTCACCGCCGACCTTCATCTTCATCGCCCGCCACCCCTCGGCGTACGCCTGCCGGGCCAGCCCCCGCACCTTGTCGTCGGGATAACCGAGCCAGCCCACCGAGGTCGTGTACGAGGGGAAGCCGTCCCGGGTGAGCTCGGCGAGCCGGTCCGGGAGCCCGACCAGCCCCTTGTCGAGAATCGCGGTCGCCTCCGCGGGTGTGAGCGCGTCGCTGATGTGGTGGAAGTCGACGCAGGCGACGAGCTCCTCGGTGGACATCTCGGCGAGCAGCTGCCACAGCGGCGCACCCGCGCACTTGGCCCGCAGGTCCCAGACGGCGTTGATCAGCGCGCCGGACGCCATCGCGATGACGCCCTTCTCGGGCCCGAGCCAGCGCAGCTGCGGGTCGGCGGTCAGGCTCCGGGAGAACGCCGCCGGGTCCGCGGTCAGCTCCGCGAGGGTACGCCCGGTGACGTGCCGGGCCAGGGCACGGACGGCGGCACAGGTGATCTCGTTGCCCCGGCCGTTGGTGAAGGTGAAGCCCGCGCCGACGTGCGGTCCGTCGGTGCGCAGCTCGACGTAGGTGGCGGAGTAGTCGCCGCGGTTGATCGCGTCGGAGCCGTCGCCGGCCGCGGAGGTCGGGAAGCGCACGTCGTGCACGTCGACCGATTCGATCCTGGTCACAGGCGGAACACCTTCTTCGGCAGGTGGTAGGCGAGGTCGGCGATGGTCTCGGCGGCCTCGTCGAGCGGGAGCCGGCCCTCGGCGACGAGCCGGGCGAGGTAGGCCGCGTCGGCGCGGCGGGCGACCTCGTGGCGGACCGGGATGGAGCAGAACGCCCGGGTGTCGTCGGCGAACCCGGCCGTGTTGTAGAAACCGGCGGTCTCGGTGACCGCGTCCCGGTAGCGCCGCAGCCCGTCCGGGGAGTCGAGGAACCACCACGGCGCGCCCAGGTAGAGCGCGGCGTACCCACCGGCGAGCGGCGCCAGCTCGCGGCTGAACACGTCCTCGTCGAGCGTGTAGAGCACCACCCGCAGGCGCGGATCGTTCCCGTACGCGTCCAGCAGCGGCGCCAGGTCGTGCACGTAGTCGGTCGCCCGCGGGATGTCGCCGCCGACGTCGCGCCCGTGGACGGCGTACAGGCTCTTGTTGTGGTTGCGGACCGCGCCGGGGTGCAGCTGCAGCACCAGCCCGTCCTCGATCGACATCCGCGCGAACTCCATGAGCATGTGCGCACGGAACGTCTCCGCATCCGCCGCCGACGCAGTCCCCCGCAGTCCGCGTTCGAAGATCTTCGCGGCGTCGGAGGGACTCAGCCGGACGGTCCGGGCGGTCGGGTGACCGTGGTCGGACGAGGTCGCGCCCGCCGCCTGGAACGCCTGCCGGCGCGACCGCAGTGCGGCCAGATAGCCGCTGTAGGTCGCGGTGTCCTCGCCGGTGATCTCGCCGAGCCGGGCCACGTTGCCCGCCCAGCCGTCGAACTCCAGGTCGACCACGTCGTCGGGCCGGAAGGTCGTGATGACCCGCCCACCGGGGCCGCCCCAGCCGTCGGCCGCCAGCTTGGCGTGCCGGCTGAGGTCGTCGAGCGGTGACTCGGTCGTGGCGAGCACCTCGATGCCGAACCGTTCGAACAGCGCCCGGGGGCGGAACTCCGGCTCGGTGAGGCGTTCGGCGATCGTGTCGTACAGCTGGTCGGCGGTGTCGGGGCCGAGCCGCTCGTCGACGCCGAAGACGGCTGACAGCGTGCGTTCCAGCCAGAGCCGCGACGGCGTGCCGCGGAACAGGTACCAGTTCTCCGCGAGCAGCCGCCAGATCACCCGGGGGTCCTGCTCGACCTCGGCGCCGGTGCGGCTGGGCACGCCGAGCTGCGCGAGCGGGATGCCCTGGCTCAGCAGCATCCGGGTGACGTAGTGGTCCGGCACGATGAGCAGGCGCGCCGGGTCGGGAAACGGCTCGTCACCGGCCAGCAGACCGGGGTCGACGTGGCCGTGCGGTGAGATCAGCGGCAGGTCCCGGGCGAGCGTGTAGAGCTCCCGGGCGATGTCGCGCTGCCGGGGTTCGGCCGCGAACAGCAGGTCGGACATGAGTACCTCGGATCGGCAGCGGGTCAGGGCAGGTCGAGCAGGTCCGCGACGCGGACGGGCAGCCCGGTCTCGAGGGAACGGTTGGCCGCGAGACCGGTGAGCAGCGCGAGTGTGCCGTCGCGGGCGGTGGCCGAACGGTGCATCGGGTCTTTCTCGGCGCCGAACAGCACGGCCGTCATGCGGGTGTCGGCGCCGCCGTGACCGGTCCTTGAGTACGCCGCCGGAAGCGGCAGCTCCCGTGGCGGCGCCCAGAACGGATGAACGGTCAGCGAGGCGTGACCCTTCTCCTGCGCCTCGGTCACCCCGTGGATCGCGGCGCCCTTGACCTCGTTCGCCCCGGCCGGGCTGACGTGGTCGCTCTCGACCACCTCCAGCTCGAGGCGTCCCCGGCTCCCGTTGACCATGACGCGATAGCCCTCCCAGGGCGCGTACGCGGTCAGGTGGTAGGTCATCGTGGCGCCGGTGTCGTAGCGCACGAGCACCGCCAGGTCGTCCTCGATCGTCACCCCGGGGGCGAAGACGTTGACGTCGCGGCGGTACCCGTCCTCGGCCTCGGCGTCGAGGTAGAGCTCCTTCATCCGCGGGTTGTCCCGCAGGCGCAGCGCGAACGGGTCACCCTCGGCCGCCGGGTCGTCGTGCGCCCGGAGATAGTCGCGGGCGTACCCGTGGCGGCGCCCGCTCTCGCCGTAGAAGAACAGCCGGCCGTCGGCGTACACCCGCTCGGGTGCGGCGCCGAGCCACCAGTTGACCAGGTCGAAGTGGTGGCCGGACTTGTGCACCAGCAGGCCGCCGGAGTTGGCCTTGTCGCGGTGCCAGCGGCGGAAGTAGTCGGCGCCGTGCCGGACGTCCAGCAGCCATTCGAAGTGGACCGAGCCGATCTCCCCGATCTCCCCCGACGCGAGGACCTCACGGACCGCCTCGTGCAGCGGGTTGAAGCGGTAGTTGAAGGCGACCGACACGCGCCGCCCGGTCCGCTCGACGGCGTCCAGGATGCGGCGGCAGCCGTCGGCGTCGACGGTCATCGGCTTCTCGGTGATCACGTCGCAGCCGGCATCGAGCGCGGCGACCACGTAGTGAGCATGAGTGCTGTCCATGCTGGTCACCAGCACCTCGTCGACACGTTCCTTGGCCAGCATCGCCGTGAACTCGGCCGCCGCGTACGCCGGCACCGGCCGGGCGCCGAGCTCGGTGAGCCAGCGGTTGTGCGCCGCCATCCGGGCCGGGTTGACGTCGGCGAACGCCACCAGCTCGGCCGTGCCCGCGTGGTCCAGGGTCAGGGCGCGCACGAACATCTCGGCTCGTGCGCCGGCACCGGCCACTGCGTACCGCCGTCGTTCGGACACCACGTCTCCTCACTGCAAACGTTTGCAGCAGAACTAAACACGTCGATGCGATGGCGTCAAGAAATCCGCCAGCCTTCGTCCAGTTATATCCGTATTCGCACAGGCCAGAGGCGCGTTCAATGCGGACAGCCGACACGAAGGCGCAATAAATGACCGTTGACAGAGCTACAACCGTTTGCATTAATTGGCCACCAGAGTGACCCCGACCACAACAATGACGATCATCGACAGGAAGGGCCGGCGTGCCAGCCACGATTCGCGACGTCGCCCGGGAGTCCGGAGTGCACATCTCCACGGTCTCCCGGACGTTCTCGGCGCCGCACCTGGTCAACCCGGAGACCCGGACCCGCGTGCTGGCCAGCGCCGAGCAGCTCGGTTACCGGCCCAACCGGGCGGCCCGGGCACTGATCACCGGCCGCACGTACAACGTCGGGCTGATCGTGGCCGACATCGCGAACCCGTTCTTCCCGCCGCTGATCAAGGCGGCGGAAAGCCAGGCCCGGCAACGGGATTACCACATCTTCGTCGCGGACTCCAACGAGGACGCCGCGGTCGAGGAGGACCTGGTCCGGGCCCTGGCCAAGCAGGTCGACGGCATCCTGCTGTGCAGCCCGCGGATGAGCAACAGCCTGATCGAGCTGCTCAGCCGCGAGGTGCCGCTGGTCGTCGTCAACCGCCAGATCACCGGTCTGCCCACGGTCGTCATGGACGTGGCGCAGGGCGCCCGGCTCGCCGTCGAGCACCTGGCCGGTCTCGGTCACCGCTCGATCGGTCTCATCGCCGGCCCCCGCGGCTCGTGGACCAGCAAGGAGATCCGGCGCTCGGCCGCCACCGCGGCCCGGGCCGCCGAGGCCGGGCTCACCGTCATCGGCCCCAACCCACCCAACGAGCACGGCGGCGCGGCCACGGCCGAGCAGGTCCTGCGCAGCGGCGTCACCGCCGTGCTCGCCTACAACGACCTCATGGCCATCGGCCTCATCGAGGGCCTGCACGCCCAGGGCGCGCGGGTCCCGCACGACATCAGCGTCGTCGGCATCGACGACATCGCGCTGAGCCGCCTGATCCACCCCAAGCTGACCACGGTGGCGACACCTGCCGCCGCCGCGGGACGGGCGGCCGTCGACATGCTTCTGGCGCACGGCGACGACCGCCGAACCACCGCACACGCGAGCCTTCAGACCGAACTGGTCATCCGCGACTCGACGGGACCGGGCCCGGATCCGCACAGCCATGCGGATCCGGGCGACGTGGCCACGGCCGCCCCCGACGCTGTCGCCTCCTACGCCAAGGAGTGAGCACAGATGCACCCCGACAAGACCCCGGCGGCAGACGCGCGGACCACGCGCGGTCACCGTACCGCGACCAGACGGCGGCTTCTCGCCGCGGCCCTGGTCATACCCCTCGCCCTCGGTGCCGCCGCCTGTGGTGGTGACGATTCGGGCGACGACGGCAAGACCGAGCTGTCCATCTTCTGGTGGGGAGCGGAGGGCCGGGCCGCACTGACCGAGAAGGCCCTCGAGCTCTACACCCAGCGGCACCCCGACGTGACGTTCAAGAAGACGTGGCAGGCCAACCAGGGCTACTTCGACAAGCTCGCCACGCTCACC
Protein-coding regions in this window:
- a CDS encoding enolase C-terminal domain-like protein — encoded protein: MTRIESVDVHDVRFPTSAAGDGSDAINRGDYSATYVELRTDGPHVGAGFTFTNGRGNEITCAAVRALARHVTGRTLAELTADPAAFSRSLTADPQLRWLGPEKGVIAMASGALINAVWDLRAKCAGAPLWQLLAEMSTEELVACVDFHHISDALTPAEATAILDKGLVGLPDRLAELTRDGFPSYTTSVGWLGYPDDKVRGLARQAYAEGWRAMKMKVGGDLGDDVRRAGIIRAEIGTDALLMMDANQVWDVDEAITAMGRLAAFDPYWIEEPTHADDVLGHARINQAVAGLTGGRCRVATGEVAANRVIFKQLLQADAIGVVQVDACRVAGVNEVLAELLLAAKFGIPVCPHAGGVGLCELVQHIAVFDYLRVGTSLDGRMIEYVDHLHEHFEDPVRTQDGRYLLPDQPGYSATMRPASIAEFSFPEGPAWQ
- the uxaC gene encoding glucuronate isomerase; protein product: MSDLLFAAEPRQRDIARELYTLARDLPLISPHGHVDPGLLAGDEPFPDPARLLIVPDHYVTRMLLSQGIPLAQLGVPSRTGAEVEQDPRVIWRLLAENWYLFRGTPSRLWLERTLSAVFGVDERLGPDTADQLYDTIAERLTEPEFRPRALFERFGIEVLATTESPLDDLSRHAKLAADGWGGPGGRVITTFRPDDVVDLEFDGWAGNVARLGEITGEDTATYSGYLAALRSRRQAFQAAGATSSDHGHPTARTVRLSPSDAAKIFERGLRGTASAADAETFRAHMLMEFARMSIEDGLVLQLHPGAVRNHNKSLYAVHGRDVGGDIPRATDYVHDLAPLLDAYGNDPRLRVVLYTLDEDVFSRELAPLAGGYAALYLGAPWWFLDSPDGLRRYRDAVTETAGFYNTAGFADDTRAFCSIPVRHEVARRADAAYLARLVAEGRLPLDEAAETIADLAYHLPKKVFRL
- a CDS encoding Gfo/Idh/MocA family protein, with the protein product MFVRALTLDHAGTAELVAFADVNPARMAAHNRWLTELGARPVPAYAAAEFTAMLAKERVDEVLVTSMDSTHAHYVVAALDAGCDVITEKPMTVDADGCRRILDAVERTGRRVSVAFNYRFNPLHEAVREVLASGEIGEIGSVHFEWLLDVRHGADYFRRWHRDKANSGGLLVHKSGHHFDLVNWWLGAAPERVYADGRLFFYGESGRRHGYARDYLRAHDDPAAEGDPFALRLRDNPRMKELYLDAEAEDGYRRDVNVFAPGVTIEDDLAVLVRYDTGATMTYHLTAYAPWEGYRVMVNGSRGRLELEVVESDHVSPAGANEVKGAAIHGVTEAQEKGHASLTVHPFWAPPRELPLPAAYSRTGHGGADTRMTAVLFGAEKDPMHRSATARDGTLALLTGLAANRSLETGLPVRVADLLDLP
- a CDS encoding LacI family DNA-binding transcriptional regulator, with amino-acid sequence MPATIRDVARESGVHISTVSRTFSAPHLVNPETRTRVLASAEQLGYRPNRAARALITGRTYNVGLIVADIANPFFPPLIKAAESQARQRDYHIFVADSNEDAAVEEDLVRALAKQVDGILLCSPRMSNSLIELLSREVPLVVVNRQITGLPTVVMDVAQGARLAVEHLAGLGHRSIGLIAGPRGSWTSKEIRRSAATAARAAEAGLTVIGPNPPNEHGGAATAEQVLRSGVTAVLAYNDLMAIGLIEGLHAQGARVPHDISVVGIDDIALSRLIHPKLTTVATPAAAAGRAAVDMLLAHGDDRRTTAHASLQTELVIRDSTGPGPDPHSHADPGDVATAAPDAVASYAKE
- a CDS encoding mannitol dehydrogenase family protein, which encodes MAVTTTPLLGLGTLGRLPEHSRPLLEPGSVPAGIVHLGLGAFHRAHQAVYTEEAVAAGGGDWGIVGVSPRSSAVVDDLLAQDRLFSVTTLSAAGPHTRVVGALAEVRHAASDPAGVVALLADPAVRVVTLTVTEKAHRLDPVTGELTVDAALLADLAGAGPSVTIPGLLVRGLLARHRADAGPIALVSCDNMPSNGRRLHGMVEQARVLVPGAAPAFGDWVRESVTFPGTMVDRIVPASTAETLAIAEAALGARDLAGVHGEPYRQWVIEDRFPGGRPAWELAGAVLTGDAGPWERLKLRALNGVHSAIAYLGALAGRDTIVTALEIPGLRTAMERFIAEDVATSFEPPPGVSVVGYGASVLERFANPAIAHATRQVAMDGSQKLPQRVLHTILDRRAAGASPRWAALVVAAWMRFVQGRTDDGRELPLNDPLAAQIRTRLAAAPATPQGVADALFGLDAVFPAELAADATVRALVVDWLTALDRHGVEATLAGAS